The following are encoded together in the Cryptococcus neoformans var. neoformans JEC21 chromosome 9 sequence genome:
- a CDS encoding haloacid dehalogenase, putative, with protein MPSVVFDVVGTCFSYDNGAEALQARLGPKLAKYGIPSKLLFYSWVCSTERDYSYLSQIKQYKAFFAILSNTLTRVLFQAGVPVEALDDFFTADDVDYIMNEYKKLKARPGLAEMMQTLRDGGFEVWCCSDANVDRVKGYFDNAGVEMPLDHILSADMVKAGKPEAAVYKFAREKAGSDQPGEVSVFAASHAWDCAAAKAAGFLTAYTTTYEYDECEVIFGKSDLVAPDLVSLGKGIVEKWGKK; from the exons ATGCCTTCTGTTGTTT TCGACGTTGTGGGAACATGTT TCTCTTACGATAACGGTGCCGAAGCTCTCCAGGCTCGTCTCGGTCCCAAACTAGCCAAATATGGCATTCCCTCCAAGCTCCTTTTCTACTCCTGGGTCTGCTCCACTGAGCGTGACTATTCATACCTCTCCCAGATCAAACAATACAAGGctttcttcgccatcctttccaacaCTCTCACACGAGTTCTCTTTCAAGCCGGTGTCCCCGTTGAAGCTCTTGACGACTTTTTCACGGCCGACGACGTTGACTACATCATGAACGAATATAAGAAGCTCAAGGCCAGACCGGGATTGGCAGAGATGATGCAAACTCTGAGGGATGGGGGTTTTGAGGTCTGGTGTTGTTCCGATGCCAATGTCGATCGAGTCAAGGGCTACTTTGACAATGCTGGTGTCGAGATGCCCCTTGACCACATTCTCTCAGCAGACATGGTCAAGGCTGGTAAGCCTGAGGCTGCTGTTTACAAGTTTGCTCGGGAAAAGGCTGGCTCCGATCAACCGGGAGAAGTTTCTGTCTTTGCTG CTTCTCATGCTTGGGACTGTGCTGCTGCCAAGGCTGCTGGTTTCCTCACTGCCTACACCACTACTTACGAGTACGATGAATGCGAGGTTATTTTCGGCAAGTCTGATTTGGTTGCCCCTGATCTTGTCTCCTTAGGCAAGGGTATCGTTGAGAAGTGGGGTAAGAAGTAG
- a CDS encoding tartrate dehydrogenase, putative — MPSNSRQHNIAVIPGDGIGIEVTASTLKVLRAVQKKVGGFELSFDELDYGSARYKAQGSYTPAGWLDHLRKSDAIFFGAVGDPDVPDHISLWELILPMRQTFQQYVNIRPSSILPGIPSRIVGTKPGDLDWIIVRENTEGEYAGQGGRTHVGTEWEVATELAVFTRKGVERVMRFAFETAQSRPKKFLTVVSKSNAQRYGLLLWDEVAEIVSKDFPDVKWDKMLVDAMTVRMVAKPTSLDTIVTTNLHGDILSDLAAGLSGSIGIAHSASLDPTRTSPSLFEPVHGAAFDIMGKDLANPIAAIMSAAEMLRWLGENEAADLVEKACKQSIADGQTTGDLGGKLKTSQVTEAVCKILETL, encoded by the exons ATGCCTAGCAACTCTCGACAACACAACATTGCTGTCATTCCCGGCGATG GCATCGGAATAGAAGTTACAGCATCCACTTTGAAGGTCCTTAGGGCTGTCCAGAAGAAAGTAGGAGGCTTCGAGCTCTCTTTTGATGAACTCGATTATGGAA GCGCCCGATATAAGGCTCAGGGCTCCTATACCCCCGCGGGATGGCTTGACCACCTTCGAAAGTCTGATGCCATCTTCTTTGGTGCGGTCGGTGATCCAGACGTTCCGGATCACATCTCTCTATGGGAGCTTATCTTGCCCATGCGGCAGACTTTCCAACAATACGTCAATATCCGACCATCCTCTATACTCCCCGGTATCCCTTCACGTATAGTAGGCACTAAGCCTGGGGATCTCGATTGGATTATTGTCCGTGAGAACACCGAGGGTGAATATGCGGGACAAGGAGGTAGAACGCACGTCGGTACGGAATGGGAAGTGGCGACCGAGTTGGCAGTGTTCACCAGGAAAGGTGTCGAAAGAGTTATGCGTTTCGCTTTCGAGACTGCTCAAAGTCGACCGAAGAAGTTTTTGACGGTAGTTTCCAAGAGCAATGCCCAA CGTTATGGATTGCTTTTGTGGGACGAGGTTGCGGAAATTGTGTCAAAGGACTTCCCAGACGTCAAATGGGATAAGATGCTG GTCGACGCCatgactgtaaggatggTTGCCAAGCCCACCAGTCTCGATACTATAGTTACTACAAACTTGCACGGAGA CATCTTGTCTGACCTGGCTGCCGGACTTTCTGGATCTATCGGTATTGCCCATTCTGCCTCTCTTGATCCCACTCGCACTTCACCTTCTCTGTTCGAACCTGTTCACGGTGCTGCATTCGATATCATGGGAAAGGATCTCGCCAATCCCATTGCTGCAATCATGTCCGCTGCTGAAATGCTGAGATGGTTGGGAGAAAATGAGGCGGCAGACTTGGTAGAAAAGGCGTGTAAGCAGAGCATCGCGGATGGCCAGACAACAGGTGATTTGGGAGGGAAATTGAAGACAAGTCAGGTTACAGAGGCCGTTTGTAAGATTCTGGAGACCCTCTAA
- a CDS encoding succinate-semialdehyde dehydrogenase (NAD(P)+), putative has product MPSLTQTKDLASLLSDASHFKQKGYINGEWVSASDGATFPLYNPATGAKLADMPHMPRSQVAEAINAAKAAFPAWAALTAYQRQNYLLKLFKEMEEHSEDLAIILCTENGKPLAESRVEISYGASFLTWNAAEALRTYGQTIPSPFPGTRNTVIKQPIGVCGLITPWNFPNAMITRKMAPALAAGCTVVIKAPAETPLSALAMCVLCERVGIPPGVVNVVTMDKGQREMAAGLELCENVKVSKISFTGSTPVGRLLMKQSSGTLKKLSFELGGNAAFIIFDDADLDLAVNGVILSKFRAAGQTCICANRIFVHSKIYDDFARRLVERVKAFKVGNGIEEGVTIGPLVSQRGVEKVERHVQDAVGLGAKVLVGGKRIDKGEGSCFYEPTVLVDVPRQCAVSNEETFGPLAPLFKFDDEDDVVERANSSEVGLAAYFFTKDLARTHRVAEKLEVGMVAVNTGAIAQSCVPFGGVKQSGFGREGGPSGIDEFMVEKLITIGGL; this is encoded by the exons ATGCCGAGCCTTACTCAAACTAAAGACCTTGCC TCCTTGCTCTCAGATGCTTCCCATTTCAAGCAGAAGGGGTACATCAATGGCGAATGGGTATCTGCTTCTGATGGGGCTACTTTTCCCTTGTATAACCCTGCGACTGGCGCCAAACTTGCCGACATGCCTCATATGCCACGCTCTCAGGTCGCCGAGGCTATC AATGCCGCCAAAGCTGCTTTTCCAGCGTGGGCCGCTCTCACCGCTTACCAAAGACAGAACTACTTGTTAAAGCTGttcaaggagatggaggagcaCAGCGAGGATCTGGCTATCATTCTTTGTACGGAGAACGGAAAGCCTTTGGCCGAGAGTCGAGTAGAGATTTCTTATGgagcttccttcttgacttGGAATGCCGCTGAAGCACTGAG AACCTACGGCCAGACCATCCCCAGTCCTTTCCCTGGGACACGCAACACTGTTATCAAGCAACCGATCGGCGTCTGTGGCTTGATCACCCCCTG GAATTTCCCCAATGCCATGATCACCCGTAAAATGGCTCCTGCTCTCGCTGCAGGCTGTACCGTCGTCATCAAAGCTCCCGCCGAGACTCCCTTATCCGCTCTCGCCATGTGTGTCCTTTGCGAGCGTGTTGGTATCCCCCCTGGTGTCGTTAACGTTGTGACCATGGACAAAGGGCAGAGAGAAATGGCTGCGGGTCTTGAGCTCTGTGAGAA CGTCAAGGTCTCCAAAATTTCATTTACCGGATCAACTCCTGTTGGTCGACTCCTCATGAAGCAAAGTAGCGGAACGCTCAAGAAGCTGTCGTTTGAATTGGGGGGAAACGCAGC GTTCATCATATTTGACGATGCCGATCTCGACTTGGCAGTCAATGGCGTCATTTTATCCAAGTTCCGTGCCGCTGGGCAGACATGTATCTGCGCT AACCGTATATTTGTCCATTCCAAGATTTACGATGACTTTGCCAGACGATTGGTCGAGCGAGTCAAAGCGTTCAAAGTCGGCAACGGTATCGAGGAAGGTGTTACTATTGGTCCCCTTGTCTCACAACGAGGTGTGGAAAAAGTCGAGCGACATGTGCAAGACGCAGTCGGTCTTGGAGCAAAGGTTCTTGTTGGAGGCAAGCGAATCGATAAGGGCGAAGGGTCATGCTTCTACGAACCCACAGTCCTCGTTGATGTACCTCGACAATGTGCCGTCTCAAACGAAGAAACTTTCGGCCCCCTTGCACCTCTATTCAAgtttgacgatgaggacgatgTTGTCGAGAGAGCCAACAGCAGTGAGGTCGGCCTTGCCGCGTACTTCTTCACCAAGGACCTTGCTAGGACACACCGAGTTGCAGAGAAGTTGGAGGTCGGGATGGTTGCTGTCAACACTGGTGCTATCGCGCAATCATGTGTACCCTTCGGTGGCGTGAAGCAAAGTGGGTTTGGAAGGGAAGGCGGCCCTTCTGGCATTGACGAGTTcatggtggagaag CTCATCACCATCGGAGGTCTGTAG
- a CDS encoding ornithine-oxo-acid aminotransferase, putative, giving the protein MPSFEPAVSSHIAPLPSASKPLPLTTSTEGLQALADKHITKGLGRLRDHVFKEGKGLRVLTTENQKLLDFTSGIGVTSLGHAHPDVTAAIISQAQSIIHVQCAIGLSEPYVQLVESLLTMMPDPSLDSFFFWNSGSEAIEAAIKVSRTKTKRNNIVVMQGGYHGRTSGAAALTRSKTSFFRGTGPLMPCVYTTPFPYWHAMGLPKDTPEEVLIEQAILGIENLLQQQTAPEDTAAIFLEPVIGEGGYIPAPTAYVKHLRKLCDKYGIMLVIDEIQTGFGRTGKTFAIEHTGVTPDIMVYAKGFANGMPISGIVTRKEIMDVMAPGSLGGTYSGNVVACAAALATTRYMRTHDILGNVQARSEQLFKGLREIQEDEANGGWMIEEVRGKGLMIAIEFKDPNSKLTSSHNRGDISLPGNLNKLVQDACYDRGLLVLTTSIYPVLRLIPALVLSEEEVDEALKIIKESVKEVASVIEGN; this is encoded by the exons ATGCCTTCCTTCGAGCCTGCTGTTTCTTCTCACATCGCTCCCCTCCCTTCGGCATCAAAGCCTCTTCCGTTAACCACCTCTACCGAGGGCCTTCAGGCTCTCGCTGACAAGCACATCACCAAGGGACTTGGTAGACTCCGAGACCATGTTTTCAAAGAGGGCAAAGGTCTTCGAGTCCTGACAACC GAAAACCAAAAACTCCTCGACTTCACCTCTGGTATTGGAGTCACTTCCCTGGGCCATGCTCATCCCGACGTTACGGCTGCCATTATCTCCCAAGCACAATCCATCATTCATGTCCAATGCGCTATCGGTCTCTCCGAGCCATACGTGCAATTGGTCGAGTCATTGCTGACTATGATGCCTGACCCAAGCTTGgacagcttcttcttctggaaTTCTGGATCTGAAGCAATCGAGGCCGCCATAAAGGTCTCCAGGAccaagacgaagaggaacaaCATTGTGGTAATGCAGGGTGGTTACCATG GGCGAACTTCTGGCGCTGCGGCCTTGACTCGATCCAAGACTTCTTTCTTTAGGGGCACTGGGCCTTTGATG CCATGCGTCTACACCACTCCTTTCCCTTACTGGCACGCAATGGGTCTTCCCAAAGACACTCCTGAGGAAGTCCTCATTGAACAAGCCATTTTGGGCATCGAAAACTTGCTTCAACAGCAGACTGCTCCCGAAGACACTGCTGCCATCTTCCTTGAGCCTGTCATCGGCGAGGGTGGATACATTCCTGCTCCCACCGCTTATGTTAAGCACTTACGAAAGCTTTGTGACAAGTATGGTATCATGCTCGTGATTG ACGAGATTCAAACAGGTTTCGGACGTACAGGAAAGACTTTCGCCATCGAGCACACTGGTGTCACACCCGACATCATGGTCTACGCCAAAGGTTTCGCCAACGGAATGCCTATCTCTGGTATTGTTACCAGAAAGGAGATCATGGACGTTATGGCTCCTGGTTCTTTG GGGGGCACTTACTCTGGTAACGTGGTCGCATGTGCTGCCGCTCTCGCCACTACTCGATACATGCGTACTCATGATATCCTTGGCAACGTCCAAGCTCGATCCGAGCAGCTTTTCAAGGGCCTCCGCGAGATCCAGGAAGACGAGGCCAACGGTGGCTGGATGATAGAGGAGGTTCGAGGCAAGGGT CTCATGATTGCCATCGAGTTCAAAGACCCTAACTCTAAACTCACTTCATCCCATAACCGCGGCGATATTTCTCTTCCTGGTAACCTTAACAAGCTCGTCCAAGACGCTTGTTACGACAGAGGGTTGCTCGTCCTCACTACAAGTATCTACCCTGTCCTGCGATTGATCCCTGCTTTGGTTCtgagtgaagaggaagtggatgagGCTTTAAAGATTATTAAGGAATCTGTGAAGGAGGTTGCTAGTGTCATCGAGGGAAACTAA